The proteins below are encoded in one region of Metallibacterium scheffleri:
- the dbpA gene encoding ATP-dependent RNA helicase DbpA → MTDFAQLPLSPALLQSLAAMGYARMTPVQAASLPPILAGQDVIAQARTGSGKTAAFGLGLLARLDASQNRVQGLVLCPTRELADQVSKEIRRMASATPNIKLLTLSGGIALGPQLASLAAHDPHLVVGTPGRVQELLRKRSLHLSALRMLVLDEADRMLDMGFSEAITEIIGKTPALRQTLLFSATWPQAMREISASIQRDPVSVTVDSVNALPDIEQRFFEVEPARKMDALAQLLRSEQPESALVFCNTRRDTREVAEELDRRGFSALALHGEMEQRDRDEVLVRFANRSCAVLVATDVAARGLDVHGLAAVISWELPSDADVHVHRIGRTGRAGAKGLALSLCTPRERARASAIEAQAGSALAWHTLPPARGAGKQLALAPMATVCIDGGRKDKMRPGDILGALTGDAGLRAEDVGKIDVFATRAYVAIRRALVDAAVARLRAGTIKGRRYRVRRIGG, encoded by the coding sequence ATGACTGACTTCGCGCAACTGCCATTGAGCCCTGCCCTGCTGCAAAGCCTGGCGGCGATGGGCTATGCCCGCATGACCCCGGTGCAGGCAGCCAGCCTGCCGCCGATCCTGGCCGGGCAGGACGTGATCGCGCAGGCGCGCACCGGCAGCGGCAAGACCGCGGCGTTCGGCCTCGGCCTGCTGGCGCGACTGGACGCAAGCCAGAACCGGGTGCAGGGCTTGGTGCTGTGCCCGACACGCGAGCTGGCCGACCAGGTCAGCAAGGAAATCCGCCGCATGGCCAGCGCCACGCCCAACATCAAGCTGCTCACGCTCAGCGGCGGCATCGCGCTGGGGCCACAACTGGCCTCGCTGGCGGCGCACGATCCGCACCTCGTCGTGGGTACGCCCGGCCGCGTGCAGGAACTGCTGCGCAAGCGCAGCCTGCACCTGTCGGCCTTGCGCATGCTGGTGCTGGACGAGGCCGACCGCATGCTCGACATGGGCTTCAGCGAGGCCATCACCGAGATCATCGGCAAGACGCCGGCGCTGCGGCAGACGCTGCTGTTCTCGGCGACATGGCCGCAGGCGATGCGCGAGATCAGCGCCAGCATCCAGCGCGATCCGGTCAGCGTGACCGTGGATAGTGTCAACGCGTTGCCCGACATCGAGCAGCGTTTCTTCGAAGTCGAACCCGCACGGAAAATGGACGCGCTGGCGCAGTTGCTGCGCAGCGAGCAGCCCGAATCGGCGCTGGTGTTCTGCAATACCCGGCGCGACACGCGCGAGGTGGCCGAGGAACTCGATCGGCGCGGCTTCTCGGCGCTGGCGCTGCACGGCGAAATGGAGCAGCGTGACCGCGACGAAGTGCTGGTGCGTTTCGCCAACCGCAGTTGCGCGGTGCTGGTGGCCACCGATGTCGCCGCGCGCGGCCTCGACGTGCATGGCCTGGCCGCGGTGATCAGCTGGGAGTTGCCCAGCGACGCGGACGTGCATGTGCACCGCATCGGCCGCACCGGCCGCGCCGGCGCCAAGGGTCTGGCGCTGAGCCTGTGCACACCGCGCGAACGCGCGCGCGCCAGCGCCATCGAGGCGCAGGCGGGCAGCGCGCTGGCATGGCACACGCTGCCACCTGCGCGCGGCGCCGGCAAGCAACTGGCTCTGGCGCCGATGGCCACCGTCTGCATCGATGGCGGACGCAAGGACAAGATGCGCCCCGGCGACATCCTCGGCGCGCTCACCGGTGACGCGGGCCTGCGCGCCGAGGACGTCGGCAAGATCGATGTGTTCGCCACGCGCGCCTATGTCGCCATTCGCCGCGCACTGGTCGACGCAGCCGTAGCGCGCCTGCGCGCCGGCACCATCAAGGGCCGTCGCTACCGCGTGCGTCGCATCGGCGGCTAG
- a CDS encoding sensor domain-containing protein yields the protein MTTPSIRLDNVLDHLLDAVCLVDAEGRFVFISAACQSIFGYAPAELVGTRMIDLVHPDDRARTLEAAAAIMRGVPNPHFENRYVRKDGRVVPIMWSARWSEEDGVRIAVARDITALKRAESVRTALLAISEAAHVAADLHELFRDIHSIIETLLPARNFFVALLDDARDTLSFPYFVDEHDSAPQPIKLDSGSLSARVIRSGTALLLTADGNGTICANGEFGAGTPSLDWLGVPLIARGDTLGALVVQNYSGDARYTDADKQLLQFVSTQIAAAIERKQTETRLRHIAQHDALTHLPNRKLFDDRLQAALDHARRAHSCLAVLYIDLDHFKQVNDSLGHAAGDRLLHEVARRISGCVRESDTVGRMGGDEFVVLLTGIKQAAHALLVAEKIRAGLQRPFALDAQNVSTMASIGVATYPEHADAGHALLRVADQAMYRAKKLGGNRCWMALAELAE from the coding sequence ATGACGACCCCATCCATCCGTCTCGATAACGTGCTTGACCATCTGCTCGACGCGGTGTGTCTGGTCGATGCCGAGGGCCGCTTCGTGTTCATCAGTGCCGCCTGCCAGAGCATCTTCGGTTATGCGCCCGCGGAACTGGTCGGCACCCGGATGATCGATCTGGTGCATCCCGACGACCGCGCGCGCACCCTGGAGGCGGCCGCCGCGATCATGCGCGGGGTGCCCAATCCGCACTTCGAGAATCGCTACGTGCGCAAGGATGGGCGCGTGGTGCCCATCATGTGGTCGGCGCGCTGGTCCGAGGAGGATGGCGTGCGCATCGCCGTGGCGCGCGACATCACCGCGCTCAAGCGTGCCGAGTCGGTGCGCACCGCGCTGCTGGCCATCTCCGAGGCGGCGCACGTCGCCGCGGATCTGCACGAGCTGTTCCGCGACATCCACTCGATCATCGAAACCTTGCTGCCGGCGCGCAATTTCTTCGTGGCCTTGCTGGATGACGCGCGCGACACGCTGAGCTTTCCGTATTTCGTCGATGAGCACGATAGCGCGCCACAACCGATCAAACTCGATTCCGGTTCGCTCAGCGCGCGCGTCATCCGTAGCGGTACGGCGCTGCTGCTCACCGCCGACGGTAACGGCACGATCTGCGCAAACGGCGAGTTCGGCGCCGGCACGCCTTCGCTGGACTGGCTGGGCGTGCCGCTGATCGCGCGTGGCGACACGCTGGGCGCCCTGGTGGTGCAAAACTACTCGGGCGACGCGCGCTACACCGACGCGGACAAGCAATTACTGCAATTCGTATCCACCCAGATCGCCGCCGCCATCGAACGCAAGCAGACCGAAACCAGGCTGCGCCACATCGCCCAGCACGATGCGCTCACGCATCTGCCCAACCGCAAACTGTTCGATGATCGCCTGCAGGCGGCACTGGACCATGCACGCCGCGCGCATTCGTGCCTGGCCGTGCTGTACATCGATCTGGATCACTTCAAGCAGGTCAACGATAGCCTGGGTCACGCCGCGGGCGACCGCCTGCTGCATGAAGTCGCGCGGCGCATCAGCGGCTGCGTGCGCGAATCCGATACGGTCGGGCGCATGGGCGGCGACGAGTTCGTGGTGCTGCTGACCGGGATCAAGCAGGCAGCGCATGCCTTGCTGGTGGCCGAGAAAATCCGCGCCGGCCTGCAGCGGCCGTTCGCGCTGGATGCGCAGAACGTATCGACTATGGCCAGCATCGGCGTCGCAACCTACCCGGAGCACGCCGACGCGGGGCACGCGCTGCTGCGCGTCGCCGACCAGGCGATGTATCGCGCCAAGAAGCTCGGCGGCAATCGTTGCTGGATGGCGCTGGCCGAACTCGCGGAGTGA
- a CDS encoding aldo/keto reductase encodes MSSVSLGRTGPRVSSFGLGCMGMSGMYGPADRAESIATIHAALESGITLLDTGDFYGSGHNELLIHEALRAHPRDAVLLSVKFGALRDPANGWVGNDTRPAAMKNFLAYSLQRLGVDYIDIYRPARLDPQVPIEDTVGAIAEMVKAGYVRYIGLSEVGVDTLRRAAAVHPICDLQIEYSLVSRGIEDAILPACRELGIGITAYGVLSRGLISGHWSPQASRAGDFRAHSPRFQPGNVERNLALVESLRALAAARGLSLAQLAIAWVTAQGADIVPLIGARRRAQLHEALAAQGQRLDAETLAALARAVPRDAIAGTRYAPAQMALLDSERA; translated from the coding sequence ATGTCCAGCGTCAGTCTTGGCCGCACCGGCCCGCGCGTTTCCAGTTTCGGTCTCGGCTGCATGGGCATGTCGGGCATGTACGGGCCCGCGGATCGCGCCGAGAGCATCGCCACCATTCACGCCGCGCTGGAGTCCGGCATCACCCTGCTCGATACGGGTGATTTCTACGGCTCCGGCCACAACGAGTTGCTGATCCACGAGGCACTGCGCGCGCACCCGCGCGACGCGGTGCTGCTGAGCGTGAAGTTCGGCGCGTTGCGCGATCCGGCCAATGGTTGGGTCGGCAACGACACGCGTCCGGCGGCGATGAAGAATTTCCTCGCCTATTCGCTGCAGCGCCTGGGCGTGGACTACATCGACATCTACCGCCCGGCGCGGCTCGACCCGCAAGTGCCGATCGAGGACACCGTCGGCGCCATCGCCGAGATGGTCAAGGCGGGTTATGTGCGTTACATCGGCCTGTCGGAAGTGGGCGTGGATACCCTGCGCCGCGCCGCCGCCGTGCATCCGATTTGCGATTTGCAGATCGAGTATTCGCTGGTTTCGCGCGGCATCGAGGACGCGATCCTGCCCGCCTGCCGCGAGCTCGGCATCGGCATCACCGCTTATGGCGTGCTGTCGCGCGGCCTGATCAGTGGCCACTGGTCGCCGCAGGCTTCGCGCGCCGGCGATTTTCGCGCGCACAGTCCGCGTTTCCAGCCTGGCAATGTCGAACGCAACCTCGCGCTGGTCGAATCCTTGCGCGCGCTCGCCGCCGCGCGCGGGCTCAGCCTGGCGCAACTCGCCATCGCCTGGGTGACGGCGCAGGGCGCGGACATCGTGCCGCTGATCGGCGCGCGGCGCCGCGCGCAACTGCACGAGGCGTTGGCTGCGCAGGGGCAGCGGCTCGATGCCGAAACGCTGGCCGCGTTGGCGCGGGCCGTGCCGCGCGATGCCATCGCCGGCACCCGCTACGCGCCTGCGCAGATGGCGCTGCTGGACAGCGAGCGCGCCTAG
- a CDS encoding class I SAM-dependent methyltransferase, with protein MPECTSVLTESRARALQRVEATLLAPFLRTSSGTHALYLRRAGLLGAALPESANGLGHWTRLDLDGAAWHGSVRALACELPFADDSFALLVASHVLEATPMPAALIAELARVTLPGARVLLCGFTAWHPQAWWLQQRARRAGMPCHLRSALALANLLRAHGFERELMQRQGSSYLLVMRKRRASARILLLTREPRGVLAGRHVPVLPGGTQRAAS; from the coding sequence ATGCCTGAATGCACCTCCGTGTTGACCGAGTCGCGCGCGCGCGCGCTGCAGCGCGTGGAGGCCACGCTGCTGGCGCCGTTCCTGCGCACCAGCAGCGGCACGCACGCGCTGTACCTGCGCCGCGCCGGCCTGCTGGGCGCCGCGTTGCCGGAGTCGGCCAACGGTCTGGGGCACTGGACGCGGCTCGATCTGGACGGCGCGGCCTGGCACGGCAGCGTGCGCGCGCTGGCCTGCGAACTGCCCTTCGCCGATGACAGCTTCGCCTTGCTGGTTGCCAGCCATGTGCTTGAAGCCACGCCCATGCCCGCGGCGCTGATCGCCGAGCTGGCGCGCGTGACGCTACCGGGCGCGCGCGTGCTGCTGTGCGGTTTCACCGCCTGGCATCCGCAGGCATGGTGGCTGCAGCAGCGGGCGCGGCGGGCCGGCATGCCCTGCCATCTGCGCTCGGCGCTGGCGCTGGCGAATCTGCTGCGCGCGCATGGATTCGAGCGTGAATTGATGCAGCGGCAAGGCTCCAGCTATCTGCTGGTCATGCGCAAACGGCGCGCCAGCGCACGCATCCTGCTGCTGACACGCGAGCCGCGCGGCGTGTTGGCCGGTCGGCATGTGCCGGTCCTGCCCGGCGGCACGCAGCGCGCCGCGTCATGA
- the rnhA gene encoding ribonuclease HI codes for MSVVDVQIWTDGACLGNPGPGGWAALLRRQAHERVLSGGEPQTTNNRMELMAAIAALEALQRPCRVELSTDSQYLRQGITEWVPRWQRNGWRTASKAPVKNQDLWQRLDAAARTHEVRWSWVRGHSGHPENERVDQAARAAAEAQPRA; via the coding sequence ATGAGCGTCGTCGACGTGCAGATCTGGACCGATGGCGCCTGCCTCGGCAATCCCGGCCCGGGCGGCTGGGCGGCGCTGCTGCGCAGGCAGGCGCACGAGCGCGTGCTCAGCGGCGGCGAGCCGCAGACCACCAATAACCGCATGGAGTTGATGGCCGCCATCGCCGCACTGGAAGCCCTGCAGCGACCCTGCCGTGTCGAGCTGAGCACCGACTCGCAGTATCTGCGCCAGGGCATCACCGAATGGGTGCCGCGCTGGCAACGCAACGGCTGGCGCACCGCGAGCAAGGCACCGGTGAAAAATCAGGACCTGTGGCAACGCCTGGACGCCGCGGCGCGAACGCACGAAGTGCGTTGGTCGTGGGTGCGCGGCCACAGCGGACATCCGGAAAACGAGCGCGTGGACCAGGCCGCGCGCGCCGCCGCCGAGGCCCAGCCACGCGCATGA
- the dnaQ gene encoding DNA polymerase III subunit epsilon → MNRIVVLDTETTGLEVNQGHRLIEIGCVELGDRRRSGRHFQRYLNPERAVDRGALAVHGLDDAFLSTQPRFSEVAAELLQFIDGAELVIHNAAFDLGFLDAELQRLDAAHVPLAQRFAVTDTLLLARERFPGQRNSLDALCKRFEIDNSSRKLHGALLDAELLADVYLALTAGQSALSFAFDAETAGAAGARKPSRARAGPGTAQRPRVLRASIEEQAAHALRLDALDKASKGTCLWRQREADAGAAD, encoded by the coding sequence ATGAACCGCATCGTCGTGCTGGATACCGAAACCACCGGCCTCGAGGTCAATCAGGGCCACCGCCTGATCGAGATCGGCTGCGTCGAGCTGGGCGACCGGCGCCGTAGCGGGCGTCATTTCCAGCGTTACCTCAACCCCGAGCGCGCGGTGGACCGTGGCGCACTGGCGGTGCATGGCCTCGACGATGCATTCCTGTCCACGCAGCCGCGCTTCAGCGAGGTGGCGGCGGAGCTGCTGCAATTCATCGACGGCGCCGAGCTGGTGATCCACAACGCGGCCTTCGATCTGGGTTTTCTCGATGCCGAACTGCAGCGCCTCGATGCCGCGCACGTGCCGCTGGCGCAGCGCTTCGCCGTGACCGACACGCTGCTGCTGGCGCGCGAACGCTTTCCCGGCCAGCGCAATTCGCTGGATGCCTTGTGCAAGCGTTTCGAGATCGACAACTCCAGCCGCAAACTGCATGGCGCCCTGCTCGACGCGGAATTGCTGGCCGATGTCTACCTGGCGCTCACCGCCGGACAAAGCGCGCTGAGTTTCGCCTTCGATGCCGAAACGGCGGGCGCGGCCGGCGCGCGCAAACCAAGCCGTGCGCGTGCCGGGCCCGGCACGGCGCAACGCCCGCGCGTGCTGCGCGCGAGCATCGAGGAACAGGCCGCGCACGCGCTGCGTCTGGATGCGCTGGACAAGGCCAGCAAGGGCACATGCCTGTGGCGCCAGCGCGAAGCCGACGCCGGCGCTGCAGACTGA
- a CDS encoding PP2C family protein-serine/threonine phosphatase — MFEFGHATHPGRKRQFNEDAYAIDAAAGVFVVVDGMGGPGHGEAVAAVARDETLRAARLGVPLDDAVRRAAAAVARYLAQHPVAHPAGAALAVLRLAEPDFELAWVGDCSILFGGSDAAQVANAAALPCSDAHAAQRPSATALLGLGASDALCIGLRKGTLRHPVAILLCSDGVIEASTPQARQQALIRHDLSAQESVEHLLLDALAHPARDNLSAILVRLRH, encoded by the coding sequence ATGTTCGAATTCGGTCACGCCACCCATCCGGGCCGCAAGCGCCAGTTCAACGAAGACGCCTACGCGATCGATGCGGCGGCGGGCGTGTTCGTGGTCGTCGATGGCATGGGCGGGCCGGGTCATGGCGAGGCGGTGGCGGCGGTGGCGCGCGATGAAACCCTGCGCGCGGCGCGGCTGGGCGTGCCGCTCGATGACGCCGTGCGTCGCGCCGCGGCGGCGGTGGCGCGGTATCTGGCGCAGCATCCGGTCGCGCATCCGGCGGGTGCCGCCTTGGCGGTGTTGCGTCTGGCCGAACCCGATTTCGAGCTGGCCTGGGTTGGCGATTGCAGCATCCTGTTCGGCGGCAGTGATGCCGCACAGGTGGCCAACGCCGCCGCCCTGCCGTGCAGCGACGCGCATGCGGCGCAACGGCCCAGCGCGACCGCGCTGCTGGGACTCGGCGCCAGCGACGCGCTGTGCATCGGCCTGCGCAAGGGCACGCTGCGGCATCCGGTGGCGATCCTGCTGTGCAGCGATGGCGTGATCGAAGCGAGCACGCCGCAGGCGCGCCAGCAGGCGCTGATCCGCCATGACCTGAGCGCGCAGGAATCGGTCGAGCACCTCTTGCTGGATGCGCTCGCGCACCCTGCGCGCGACAACCTCAGCGCGATCCTGGTGCGCCTGCGCCATTGA
- a CDS encoding cytochrome b, whose product MASNTKSGIEPGMPVRYDSTTIALHWLTVVLVIVLFALAETWGLLPRGTPLRKQFQSLHISLGIVLALVIVARLAWRATRGRRLPAAASGVQGWAAKAMDYALYLLLVVQIVLGFVLRWAQAEAFQFFGLFSLQFATVRQAALDHTIGSLHDTVAWTIIVLASLHAAMALIHHYILKDGLLKRMRPG is encoded by the coding sequence ATGGCCAGCAACACGAAATCCGGCATCGAACCGGGCATGCCGGTTCGCTACGATTCAACCACGATCGCCCTGCACTGGCTGACGGTCGTGCTCGTCATCGTGTTGTTCGCACTGGCGGAAACCTGGGGCTTGCTTCCGCGTGGCACGCCGCTCAGAAAGCAATTCCAGTCGCTGCATATCTCGCTGGGCATTGTGCTGGCCCTGGTGATCGTGGCGCGCCTGGCGTGGCGCGCCACGCGCGGCAGGCGCTTGCCCGCAGCGGCCAGCGGTGTGCAGGGATGGGCCGCGAAGGCGATGGACTACGCGCTCTATCTGCTGCTGGTCGTGCAAATCGTGCTGGGCTTCGTGTTGCGCTGGGCGCAGGCCGAAGCCTTCCAGTTCTTCGGACTTTTTTCGCTGCAATTCGCGACGGTCAGGCAGGCCGCCCTGGATCACACCATCGGCAGTCTTCATGACACGGTGGCATGGACCATCATCGTGCTCGCCAGTCTGCATGCCGCCATGGCGTTGATACACCACTACATCCTCAAGGACGGCCTCCTGAAAAGGATGCGGCCAGGCTGA
- a CDS encoding S9 family peptidase, which yields MNLTHAARRIHAARFFALLGLALLLGALPRPDYARQLTDADYARAAKFLLRSTDPLVGRNYDPLVDHEVQRVHWLDATHFWYRDHDASGDRFFEMDARTDQRLPAFDESKLAAALGKPAGKPLDAKHWPHAFDFRRLPDGRLAVAIAGKHYRCDLSGAGRCTQEKTGLKGVDGHAERSSDGKWLVFARDWNLWLRDEATGKVTQLTSDGVANDGYATESFGPMTSNGAVVRWAPDSRSLVAFRLDLRKVKDMYALVTRVGHPKLESWPYPLPGDKHVFMVRPVVIDVATRKVTPLQMAPEQQLGSWNDVQWAPDSKTFALVSTSRDRRQEWFRIADAATGDVRTVFEYTAKDFYQGWYGRPDWQYLPASGEAIWPTEQNNWMNLYLYSLKTGKMLHPITTGHGDVIQVLHLDRKTRTLWYVGVGRTPGMNPYYRQLFKVNIDTGKTTLLTPEDADHRITMAPDGRYFVDSYSTPTTPPVTVLRAADDGRILATVARTDIARLVATGWVPPVPFTVKARNGTTTLYGLLYKPTNFDPHKKYPIVDFVYPGPQIGSIATFSFRSERGSNQALAELGFIVVTLDGMGTPYRSASFQRAWYGDMGDDTIPDQIAGIKQLAARYPWMDLDRVGIWGHSGGGNATVSAMLHDPDFFKVGWAESGNYDNRDYYYAWGEKWEGLLVKHKNGTSNYDNQASELLAKNLKGHLMLVQGSIDDNVPISNTYLLVSALMKANKNFDMLIVPNERHHYGPYTPYITRRMWDFFVRYLAGNTPPHEFDGMPKSLTQ from the coding sequence ATGAACCTCACGCACGCGGCACGACGCATCCATGCTGCCCGATTCTTCGCCCTCCTCGGGCTGGCCCTGCTGCTGGGCGCGCTGCCGCGACCCGACTATGCGCGGCAACTGACCGACGCCGACTACGCCCGCGCGGCGAAATTCCTGCTGCGCAGTACCGATCCGCTGGTCGGCCGCAACTATGACCCGCTGGTCGACCACGAAGTGCAACGCGTGCACTGGCTGGACGCCACGCACTTCTGGTATCGCGACCACGACGCCAGCGGCGACCGCTTTTTCGAAATGGACGCTCGCACCGACCAGCGCTTGCCCGCGTTCGACGAATCGAAGCTGGCCGCCGCACTGGGCAAGCCCGCGGGCAAGCCGCTGGACGCGAAGCACTGGCCGCACGCCTTCGATTTCAGGCGGCTGCCCGATGGACGACTCGCTGTCGCCATCGCAGGCAAGCACTACCGCTGCGACCTGTCCGGCGCGGGCCGCTGCACGCAGGAGAAAACCGGTTTGAAGGGCGTGGATGGGCACGCGGAACGCTCGTCCGACGGCAAATGGCTGGTGTTCGCGCGCGACTGGAACCTGTGGCTGCGCGACGAAGCCACCGGCAAGGTGACGCAACTCACCAGCGATGGCGTCGCCAACGATGGCTATGCGACCGAGTCTTTCGGGCCGATGACCAGCAACGGCGCGGTGGTGCGCTGGGCGCCGGATTCACGGAGCCTGGTCGCGTTCCGCCTCGACCTGCGCAAGGTCAAGGACATGTATGCCCTGGTGACGCGCGTGGGCCACCCGAAGCTGGAGTCGTGGCCGTATCCGCTGCCTGGCGACAAGCACGTGTTCATGGTGCGGCCGGTGGTGATCGACGTGGCCACGCGCAAGGTCACGCCGCTGCAGATGGCGCCCGAGCAGCAGCTCGGTTCGTGGAACGACGTGCAGTGGGCGCCCGACAGCAAGACCTTCGCATTGGTTTCGACTTCGCGCGACCGTCGCCAAGAGTGGTTCCGCATCGCCGATGCCGCAACCGGCGACGTGCGCACGGTGTTCGAGTACACCGCCAAGGACTTCTACCAAGGCTGGTACGGCCGCCCCGACTGGCAGTACCTGCCCGCATCCGGTGAGGCGATCTGGCCGACCGAGCAGAACAACTGGATGAACCTGTACCTGTACAGCCTGAAGACCGGGAAGATGCTGCACCCGATCACCACCGGGCACGGCGATGTGATCCAGGTGCTGCACCTCGACCGCAAGACCCGCACGCTGTGGTACGTGGGCGTGGGCCGCACGCCGGGCATGAATCCGTACTACCGGCAGTTGTTCAAGGTGAATATCGACACCGGCAAGACCACGCTGCTGACTCCCGAAGACGCCGACCACCGCATCACCATGGCGCCGGATGGGCGCTACTTCGTCGATTCGTATTCGACGCCGACCACGCCGCCGGTGACCGTGCTGCGCGCGGCGGATGACGGGCGCATCCTCGCCACCGTGGCCAGGACCGACATTGCCCGGCTGGTCGCCACGGGCTGGGTGCCGCCGGTGCCCTTCACCGTCAAGGCGCGCAACGGCACGACCACGCTGTACGGGCTGTTGTACAAGCCCACCAACTTCGACCCGCACAAGAAATACCCGATCGTCGATTTCGTCTATCCCGGCCCGCAGATCGGCTCCATCGCCACCTTCAGCTTCCGCTCCGAGCGCGGCAGCAACCAGGCGCTGGCCGAGCTCGGTTTCATCGTGGTGACGCTGGATGGCATGGGCACGCCCTACCGCTCGGCCAGTTTCCAGCGCGCCTGGTACGGCGACATGGGCGACGACACCATCCCCGACCAGATCGCCGGCATCAAGCAACTGGCGGCGCGTTATCCGTGGATGGACCTGGATCGCGTGGGCATCTGGGGCCACTCCGGCGGCGGCAACGCCACCGTGTCCGCCATGCTGCATGACCCCGACTTCTTCAAGGTGGGCTGGGCGGAAAGCGGCAACTACGACAACCGCGACTACTACTACGCCTGGGGCGAGAAGTGGGAAGGCCTGCTGGTGAAGCACAAGAACGGCACCAGCAACTACGACAACCAGGCCAGCGAACTGCTGGCGAAGAACCTCAAGGGCCACCTGATGCTGGTGCAGGGCTCGATCGACGACAACGTGCCGATCAGCAACACCTACCTGCTGGTCAGCGCGCTGATGAAGGCCAACAAGAACTTCGACATGCTCATCGTGCCCAACGAGCGCCACCACTACGGTCCCTACACGCCGTACATCACGCGCCGCATGTGGGACTTCTTCGTCCGTTACCTGGCGGGCAACACGCCGCCGCACGAGTTCGACGGCATGCCCAAGAGCCTTACCCAGTAG
- a CDS encoding MFS transporter, whose amino-acid sequence MANRRRAPIWLMGMTMLPFGMLGGLIIVTIPQLLAARHVPEDRIAMLTALAISPIFWIFLICPLLDVRYTRRTYAAAGAVIAAVLTPLALLNLSNFTLLSSVLLLAMAASAIMQNALGGWFSTVISRADEGRLSAWYMIGNIGGGGLTVMAAITMIRHLSLPVAAVVLGAVQLLPLAIYPFIPATPPDAGLARDSFGRFFVEVGRLFKRREVLVALAMFLLPSASFTLTNVLGGLGDNFHASMQVVSVAGGIGMIAAGIVGCLALPVLAKRLSLRPLYLTIGIVGGLFTLSLLLLPHTPAVFVLALLGENVFQSLALTGSTAITFETIGSDNPLAATTFSLLTAAAAFPIDYMVAVDGHAYAGYGLTGAFVADAGLGIASCLLLALMLSLLRRAAKKPQGQGVISVTPALDFPTDTGPARQHA is encoded by the coding sequence ATGGCCAACCGCCGCCGCGCACCGATCTGGCTGATGGGCATGACGATGCTTCCGTTCGGGATGCTCGGCGGCCTGATCATCGTCACCATCCCGCAGCTGCTGGCCGCCCGGCATGTGCCCGAGGACCGCATCGCCATGCTGACCGCGCTGGCGATATCGCCGATCTTCTGGATTTTCCTGATCTGCCCGCTGCTCGACGTGCGCTACACCCGGCGCACCTATGCCGCGGCCGGTGCCGTGATCGCCGCGGTGCTGACGCCGCTGGCCTTGCTGAACCTGTCCAACTTCACGCTACTGAGCAGTGTATTGCTGCTGGCGATGGCGGCAAGCGCGATCATGCAGAACGCGCTCGGTGGCTGGTTTTCGACCGTGATCTCGCGTGCGGACGAGGGCCGGCTCAGCGCGTGGTACATGATCGGCAACATCGGCGGCGGCGGGCTGACCGTCATGGCCGCGATCACCATGATCCGGCACCTGTCGCTGCCGGTGGCCGCGGTCGTGCTGGGCGCGGTGCAACTGCTGCCGCTGGCGATCTATCCCTTCATTCCGGCCACGCCGCCCGACGCCGGCCTGGCGCGCGACAGCTTCGGGCGGTTTTTCGTCGAAGTGGGGCGCCTGTTCAAGCGCCGCGAAGTGTTGGTCGCGCTGGCCATGTTCCTGCTGCCGTCGGCGTCCTTCACGCTGACCAACGTGCTGGGCGGGCTGGGCGACAACTTCCATGCCTCGATGCAGGTCGTGAGCGTCGCCGGTGGCATCGGCATGATCGCGGCGGGCATCGTCGGCTGCCTCGCCCTGCCCGTGCTGGCCAAACGCCTGTCGCTGCGCCCGCTGTACCTCACCATCGGCATCGTCGGCGGCCTGTTCACGCTGAGCCTGCTGCTGCTGCCGCACACACCCGCCGTGTTCGTGCTGGCGCTGCTGGGCGAAAACGTGTTCCAGTCGCTGGCGCTCACCGGCAGCACCGCGATCACCTTCGAAACCATCGGCTCCGACAACCCGCTGGCGGCGACCACATTCAGCCTGCTCACCGCCGCCGCGGCGTTCCCCATCGACTACATGGTGGCCGTGGATGGCCACGCCTATGCAGGTTACGGGCTGACAGGCGCCTTTGTCGCCGACGCCGGCCTGGGCATCGCCTCGTGCCTGCTGCTGGCGCTGATGTTGTCGCTGCTGCGACGGGCGGCAAAGAAACCCCAAGGCCAGGGCGTCATTTCTGTCACGCCCGCGCTGGATTTCCCGACCGACACTGGCCCTGCACGGCAGCACGCTTGA